One segment of Pseudomonas sp. FP2196 DNA contains the following:
- a CDS encoding LysR substrate-binding domain-containing protein, translated as MIDIRQLRYFVAVAEEEHVGRAAERLHISQSPLSRQIAQLEERLGLTLFERSQQRIRLTRDGQTFLAETRALLTHANRLESLGKRLGRGEEGGLCIGYIENAMHAGVLPNALRVLRVDRPNVHVALYNLSSAEQLEGLRQRSLDIALVSEPPTDDDPDLLGFQVLDDPMLLALPEQHPLAGKASLSPEDLADQEWIGVQPRQDASDEFVSACIRAGFTPDVRMQATEPFTALGLVASGLGIAMIQKGLSHNAPPGVVLREVPWLAFTTPLWAAWHRINLRPLVETFRKVLTGAAP; from the coding sequence ATGATCGACATTCGCCAATTGCGCTACTTCGTCGCCGTCGCCGAGGAAGAGCACGTCGGCCGCGCTGCCGAGCGACTGCATATTTCCCAGTCGCCGCTGAGCCGGCAGATCGCCCAGCTCGAAGAGCGTCTGGGCCTGACACTCTTCGAGCGCAGCCAGCAGCGCATTCGTCTGACCCGCGATGGCCAGACCTTTCTCGCCGAAACCCGCGCCCTGCTGACCCACGCCAATCGCCTGGAATCCCTCGGCAAGCGACTGGGCCGGGGCGAAGAAGGCGGGTTGTGCATCGGCTACATCGAGAACGCCATGCACGCCGGCGTCCTGCCCAATGCCTTGCGCGTGTTGCGGGTGGATCGGCCGAATGTGCATGTCGCGCTGTACAACCTCAGCTCCGCCGAGCAACTGGAAGGCTTGCGACAGCGTAGTCTCGATATCGCGCTGGTGAGTGAGCCGCCGACCGATGACGATCCGGATCTGCTCGGATTTCAGGTACTCGATGACCCAATGCTGTTGGCGTTGCCGGAACAGCACCCGTTAGCTGGCAAAGCCTCATTGAGTCCAGAGGACCTGGCCGATCAGGAATGGATCGGCGTGCAGCCACGGCAGGATGCGAGCGATGAGTTCGTCAGCGCGTGCATCCGTGCAGGCTTTACCCCGGATGTACGGATGCAGGCGACCGAACCGTTTACCGCGCTGGGGCTGGTAGCGTCAGGGTTGGGGATTGCCATGATCCAGAAGGGTTTGAGCCATAACGCCCCACCGGGGGTGGTGCTGCGCGAGGTGCCCTGGCTGGCGTTTACCACACCGCTGTGGGCGGCCTGGCACCGGATCAATTTGCGGCCGTTGGTGGAGACGTTTCGCAAAGTGCTGACAGGCGCCGCCCCCTGA
- a CDS encoding LysR substrate-binding domain-containing protein yields the protein MNRNDLRRVDMNLLVIFETLMFEKNLTRAGEKLFLGQPAVSASLARLRDLFDDPLLVRNGRTLEPTQRALAILKELQPAMDTISGAVSRAKDFDPLASRDVFRIGLSDDAEFGLLPPLLKQLREEAPNVVVVIRRVNFLLMSSMLATGEISVGVSYTTELPANAKRKKLRDLRCKILRADDRPGALTLDDYCERPHALVSFSGDLGGAIDNDLARVNRTRRVVLAVPQFAGLRAILAGTDMLATVPDFAACALVEGSNGLRADDPPFDIVPSELSMVWNGVNDNDPAERWLRSLIAHHMSAPLPLEAQ from the coding sequence ATGAACCGTAACGACCTGCGCCGCGTCGACATGAACCTGTTGGTGATTTTCGAAACGCTGATGTTCGAAAAGAACCTGACCCGCGCCGGGGAAAAACTGTTCCTCGGCCAACCGGCGGTCAGCGCTTCCCTCGCCCGCTTGCGCGATCTGTTCGATGATCCGCTGCTGGTGCGCAACGGCCGCACCCTCGAACCCACGCAACGGGCGCTGGCGATTCTCAAGGAACTGCAACCGGCGATGGACACCATCTCGGGTGCTGTCAGCCGCGCCAAGGATTTCGACCCGCTGGCCAGCCGTGACGTGTTTCGCATCGGTCTGTCCGACGACGCTGAATTCGGCCTGCTGCCGCCGCTGCTCAAACAGCTACGCGAAGAAGCGCCGAACGTGGTGGTGGTGATCCGCCGAGTGAATTTTCTGTTGATGTCGTCAATGCTCGCCACCGGGGAAATCTCCGTGGGCGTCAGTTACACCACCGAACTGCCGGCCAACGCGAAACGCAAAAAGCTGCGTGATTTGCGCTGCAAGATCCTCCGTGCCGACGACCGTCCCGGTGCGCTGACTCTCGACGATTACTGCGAGCGTCCCCACGCGCTGGTGTCGTTTTCCGGGGATCTGGGCGGGGCCATCGACAACGATCTGGCGCGGGTCAACCGTACTCGTCGCGTGGTGCTGGCAGTGCCGCAATTCGCCGGATTACGGGCGATTCTCGCCGGCACCGACATGCTCGCCACCGTGCCGGACTTTGCAGCGTGTGCACTGGTTGAAGGCAGCAACGGTTTGCGCGCCGACGACCCGCCGTTCGACATCGTCCCCTCGGAGCTGTCGATGGTCTGGAACGGGGTCAACGACAACGACCCTGCGGAACGTTGGTTGCGCTCGCTGATTGCCCATCACATGTCGGCTCCGCTGCCGCTGGAGGCGCAGTGA
- a CDS encoding DinB family protein — protein MINLATAHLFADYKIWANQRLFDSLEALPPEEITQERKTIFKTMLGTLNHIYVVDRIWQAHLEGRDHGFQSSHDLVHADLGELRQAQQQVDSWYCTWSQQQTEASLNREIDFKFVSGDGGSMSAGAIFLHVINHNSYHRGWVIQMYFEIPQMPPMTDLPVYLREVDPNFKAFTAPPAAAEPTCDGQSASATNVPQGRCR, from the coding sequence ATGATCAACCTGGCCACTGCCCATCTGTTCGCTGACTACAAGATCTGGGCCAATCAACGCTTGTTCGACAGCCTGGAAGCACTGCCGCCGGAGGAAATCACCCAGGAGCGCAAAACGATCTTCAAGACCATGCTCGGCACCTTGAACCACATCTACGTGGTTGATCGCATCTGGCAGGCGCACCTTGAGGGGCGAGACCATGGCTTTCAGTCCTCCCATGACCTGGTGCACGCCGATCTCGGCGAGTTGCGCCAGGCCCAGCAGCAAGTCGATAGCTGGTATTGCACCTGGAGCCAGCAACAGACCGAGGCTTCACTCAATCGCGAGATCGATTTCAAGTTTGTCTCCGGCGACGGCGGCAGCATGAGCGCCGGGGCGATTTTCCTGCATGTGATCAACCACAACAGCTATCACCGTGGCTGGGTGATCCAGATGTATTTCGAAATTCCGCAGATGCCGCCGATGACCGATCTGCCGGTGTATCTGCGCGAGGTCGACCCGAATTTCAAAGCGTTCACTGCGCCTCCAGCGGCAGCGGAGCCGACATGTGATGGGCAATCAGCGAGCGCAACCAACGTTCCGCAGGGTCGTTGTCGTTGA
- a CDS encoding HAD family hydrolase gives MSAHDCVFDRAFGAFLFDMDGTVLNSIAAAERIWSAWAVRHGVDVESFLPTIHGARAIDTINRLNLPGVNAEEQAAFITEAEIGDVEGIVEIPGAAAFLKRLPAERWAMVTSAPRDLALRRMAAAGVPEPAVMITAEDVKAGKPDPSGYILAARRLGLEPRDCLIFEDATVGIQAAEAAGAPLMIITTTHQHPLETSHATLASYEAISVKVDSAGQLHLQKI, from the coding sequence TTGTCTGCTCACGATTGTGTTTTTGACCGCGCGTTCGGCGCGTTCCTGTTCGACATGGACGGCACCGTCCTCAATTCCATCGCCGCCGCCGAGCGCATCTGGTCAGCCTGGGCCGTACGGCATGGCGTGGACGTCGAATCGTTTTTGCCGACCATTCATGGCGCGCGGGCCATCGACACCATCAACCGCCTGAACCTGCCGGGAGTGAATGCCGAAGAACAAGCGGCGTTCATCACCGAGGCGGAAATCGGCGACGTTGAAGGCATTGTCGAGATTCCCGGTGCCGCGGCGTTTCTCAAGCGCCTGCCCGCCGAGCGCTGGGCCATGGTCACTTCGGCGCCGCGGGATCTGGCCTTGCGGCGGATGGCCGCGGCAGGAGTTCCGGAGCCTGCGGTGATGATCACTGCCGAGGATGTGAAGGCCGGCAAACCGGATCCGTCCGGTTATATTCTGGCCGCCAGACGACTGGGACTTGAGCCGCGCGACTGCCTGATTTTCGAAGACGCTACCGTCGGCATCCAGGCCGCCGAAGCCGCCGGTGCGCCGCTGATGATCATCACCACGACGCACCAGCATCCACTCGAAACGTCGCATGCGACATTGGCCAGTTACGAGGCGATCAGCGTCAAAGTCGACAGCGCCGGTCAGCTTCACCTGCAGAAGATCTGA
- a CDS encoding response regulator, translating into MCPTPTADTHLPDGLILVVEDDPLILEFLCEILQEEGFKVQPQTSADAASQYLEEHAPEVALLLTDITMPGTLNGADLANLVGDRWPDKPVMVMSGYETPETSGVKYPVAFIKKPWAIGQLLDCVDSAFKSKAPRLH; encoded by the coding sequence ATGTGCCCAACACCGACGGCGGACACGCACCTTCCTGACGGATTGATTCTGGTGGTTGAGGATGATCCGTTGATTCTGGAGTTTCTCTGCGAAATTCTTCAGGAGGAAGGTTTCAAGGTCCAGCCGCAGACCAGTGCTGACGCCGCATCACAATATTTGGAGGAGCATGCGCCGGAAGTGGCGTTGCTGCTGACCGATATCACCATGCCCGGCACCCTCAACGGTGCGGATCTGGCCAATCTGGTGGGCGACCGCTGGCCGGACAAACCGGTGATGGTCATGTCTGGCTATGAAACGCCGGAGACGTCCGGGGTCAAGTACCCCGTGGCGTTTATCAAAAAGCCCTGGGCCATCGGTCAATTGCTCGACTGTGTGGACAGCGCGTTCAAGTCCAAGGCACCGCGTCTGCACTGA
- a CDS encoding class I SAM-dependent methyltransferase, whose translation MNPEALATLHAHLLPALAAAPSETRRLFHGRGRCWPGLEQLTVDWLQGVVLVSLFKEPAPEQLEDLKRLLLDISGSNEWQQAGAHTLLIQHRYLPQSTAEWLVGDEIDEMTVVEGGLQYRVDLGRKQNAGLFLDMRYGRNWVREQATGKRVLNLFAYTCGFSVAAIEGGASHVVNLDMSRAALSRGRDNHRLNGHDLSKVSFLGHDLFKSWGKVINSGPYDLVIIDPPSFQKGSFLLTKDYQRVLRRLPELLTADGVVLACMNDPAFGSDFLIDGVTQEAPSLRFEQRLENPPEFPDIDPQSGLKALVFQRTS comes from the coding sequence ATGAACCCTGAAGCCCTTGCCACCCTCCACGCCCATTTGCTGCCCGCGCTCGCGGCGGCACCGAGCGAGACTCGCCGCCTGTTCCACGGCCGCGGACGTTGCTGGCCGGGGCTGGAGCAGTTGACCGTGGACTGGCTGCAAGGCGTGGTGCTGGTGTCGTTGTTCAAGGAGCCGGCGCCGGAACAGCTTGAAGACCTCAAGCGCTTGCTGCTGGACATCAGCGGTTCGAATGAGTGGCAACAGGCCGGCGCGCATACCTTGTTGATTCAGCATCGTTACCTGCCGCAGAGCACCGCCGAATGGCTGGTGGGCGATGAAATCGACGAAATGACCGTCGTCGAAGGCGGCTTGCAATACCGCGTTGATCTCGGTCGCAAGCAGAACGCCGGGCTGTTTCTCGACATGCGTTACGGGCGCAATTGGGTGCGCGAACAGGCAACCGGCAAGCGCGTGCTGAACCTGTTTGCCTACACCTGCGGCTTTTCCGTGGCGGCCATCGAAGGTGGCGCCAGTCATGTGGTCAACCTCGATATGTCACGCGCGGCGTTGAGCCGCGGCCGCGACAATCACCGTCTGAACGGGCATGACCTGAGCAAAGTCAGCTTTCTCGGCCACGATCTGTTCAAGTCCTGGGGCAAGGTGATCAACAGCGGCCCGTATGACCTGGTGATCATCGACCCGCCGTCGTTTCAGAAAGGCAGTTTTCTGCTGACCAAGGATTACCAGCGCGTGCTGCGGCGTCTGCCGGAGTTGCTGACGGCTGACGGTGTGGTGCTGGCGTGCATGAATGATCCGGCGTTCGGCTCGGACTTTTTGATTGACGGCGTGACGCAGGAGGCGCCGAGCCTGCGCTTCGAACAGCGACTTGAAAATCCGCCAGAGTTCCCGGATATCGACCCGCAAAGCGGCCTGAAAGCCTTGGTCTTCCAACGCACCAGCTGA
- a CDS encoding DUF6124 family protein, whose amino-acid sequence MKKPTPNPPESKATTDTTSPYASVDSKKLHEAADRALDYYLNPGAGIMSSANEPESMYFANPRYNTESLLANASETLGSASEMLNNFAAALPPSHRKTALGIAQIVMLGELAVNQALDHVELQP is encoded by the coding sequence ATGAAAAAACCAACACCCAACCCGCCAGAATCAAAAGCCACCACCGACACCACATCCCCCTACGCCTCAGTCGACAGCAAAAAACTCCACGAAGCCGCCGACCGCGCCCTTGATTACTACCTCAATCCCGGTGCTGGCATCATGTCCAGCGCCAACGAGCCGGAGTCCATGTACTTCGCCAACCCCAGGTACAACACCGAATCCCTGCTGGCCAACGCCAGCGAAACCCTCGGCTCGGCCAGCGAAATGCTCAACAACTTCGCCGCCGCGCTGCCGCCCTCACATCGCAAAACCGCTCTGGGCATCGCCCAAATCGTGATGCTGGGTGAACTGGCCGTCAACCAGGCCCTCGATCACGTGGAACTGCAACCTTAG
- a CDS encoding TetR/AcrR family transcriptional regulator, whose amino-acid sequence MDTADLLERSYPGRRAELKRDIFRKALSLFNEQGIEATTIDMIRAECDTSVGAIYHHFGNKEGLVAALFFTALEDQARLRDAYLDAANTTEEGVQALVFSYVDWVERQPEWARFQYHARFAVTKGPFKDELAERNKTRNVRLREWLAESGRAAELKSLPAELLPSLIIGQADSYCRAWLAGRVKGSPMAYRELLAQAAWQSIRSDNDPSR is encoded by the coding sequence ATGGACACCGCAGATTTACTTGAACGCAGCTACCCGGGCCGCCGGGCCGAACTCAAGCGCGATATTTTTCGCAAGGCCCTGAGCCTGTTCAACGAGCAGGGTATCGAAGCCACCACCATCGATATGATCCGCGCCGAATGCGATACCAGCGTCGGTGCGATCTACCACCATTTCGGTAACAAGGAAGGCCTGGTGGCGGCGCTGTTCTTTACCGCCCTTGAGGATCAGGCGCGCCTGCGTGACGCCTATCTGGACGCGGCAAACACCACTGAAGAAGGCGTGCAGGCGCTGGTGTTCAGCTATGTCGATTGGGTCGAGCGCCAGCCGGAGTGGGCGCGGTTTCAGTACCACGCGCGGTTTGCCGTGACCAAGGGCCCGTTCAAGGACGAATTGGCCGAGCGCAACAAGACGCGCAATGTGCGTCTGCGTGAGTGGCTGGCCGAGTCCGGGCGCGCCGCAGAGCTCAAGTCGCTGCCAGCCGAACTGTTGCCGTCGCTGATCATCGGCCAGGCCGACAGTTATTGCCGAGCCTGGTTGGCAGGAAGGGTGAAGGGCAGTCCAATGGCGTACCGCGAGTTGCTGGCGCAAGCAGCGTGGCAGTCGATTCGCAGTGACAACGACCCTTCGCGCTGA
- a CDS encoding hotdog fold domain-containing protein, with translation MSQFLSMFNSAGPQAFSQMACQVAPYFSNINPLVTELRANAATVQVPFRREITNHLGTVHAIAMCNAAELAAGMMTDVSIPAGARWIPKGMTVEYLAKAKTDVTAVATGDGVDWQSEGDKIVTVDIHDTEGKHVFTARITMNVKLA, from the coding sequence ATGAGCCAGTTTCTCAGCATGTTCAACAGCGCAGGCCCGCAGGCCTTCAGCCAGATGGCCTGTCAGGTTGCGCCGTACTTCAGCAACATCAATCCATTGGTGACCGAGCTGCGCGCGAATGCCGCGACGGTGCAAGTGCCGTTTCGCCGCGAGATCACCAATCATTTGGGCACTGTGCATGCGATCGCCATGTGCAACGCGGCGGAACTCGCGGCCGGGATGATGACTGACGTTTCGATCCCGGCCGGCGCCCGCTGGATTCCCAAAGGCATGACCGTGGAATACCTGGCCAAGGCGAAAACCGATGTGACGGCCGTGGCCACTGGCGACGGTGTCGATTGGCAGAGCGAAGGCGACAAGATCGTCACCGTGGACATTCACGATACCGAGGGCAAACACGTGTTCACGGCGCGGATCACCATGAACGTGAAACTTGCCTGA
- a CDS encoding GNAT family N-acetyltransferase: MPRITHYKTPCPEGVNSQILQMVVDYLTDISAVGLGPSNLLYNVYQYAVGYEVHLYLEALNGEKGTDVELLVATDDDDPEQVVGFLLYLPVQGDWEACSVAYMAVREGHRRQGVARAMISEMVGRYPHAELACTVGKVPYFEALGFEVIGQRETQVLMSRRHYRSNGLHGFIDTMPIYRSLEVQQIHTYLLQKNGKRAMLDAEKQRDRHLDQTTRHTEEFVRQRLTVH, from the coding sequence ATGCCACGCATCACCCACTACAAAACCCCATGCCCCGAAGGCGTCAACAGCCAGATTCTGCAAATGGTCGTCGACTACCTGACCGACATCAGCGCCGTGGGGCTTGGCCCGAGCAACCTGCTGTACAACGTCTATCAGTACGCCGTGGGCTACGAGGTGCATCTGTATCTGGAAGCGTTGAATGGCGAGAAGGGTACTGATGTGGAATTGCTGGTTGCCACCGATGACGACGACCCGGAGCAAGTCGTCGGTTTCCTTTTGTACCTGCCGGTGCAGGGCGATTGGGAGGCGTGCAGCGTCGCCTATATGGCCGTGCGCGAAGGGCATCGGCGTCAGGGCGTGGCGCGGGCAATGATCAGTGAAATGGTCGGGCGTTATCCCCACGCCGAACTGGCCTGCACCGTCGGCAAAGTCCCGTATTTCGAGGCGCTGGGCTTTGAAGTGATCGGTCAGCGCGAGACGCAAGTGCTGATGAGCAGGCGGCATTACCGCAGCAACGGCTTGCATGGGTTCATCGACACCATGCCCATCTACCGTTCGCTGGAGGTGCAGCAGATCCATACCTATCTGCTACAGAAAAACGGCAAGCGCGCCATGCTCGATGCCGAGAAGCAGCGTGATCGCCATCTCGATCAAACCACGCGTCACACCGAGGAATTTGTCCGCCAACGGCTGACCGTTCACTGA
- a CDS encoding energy transducer TonB has protein sequence MTAMIMHSPATICAPMPRSHFWQHSLAATLAVALHVVVLVLLISAWSPSPPQVQPPRVMTTQLVMVAPPVAQPPAPEPTPAPAIESVAAAPVEPVKPKAEPAAQTQKIEQAALARKRVDERKREQLAEQQREQARQREDDAARQRQAQQQAAQQRASQAQQQAQQAERARQQALADSRQYLPLSKEAPEYPERALDKNIEGDCSVEYTVNPQGRVENPKVLDGCHPLFIRPSLAAAQTFRYQPRIIDGVAVSVPAVRNTFHYRIK, from the coding sequence ATGACGGCGATGATCATGCACAGTCCTGCAACGATTTGCGCGCCGATGCCGCGCAGCCATTTCTGGCAACACAGTCTCGCGGCGACGCTGGCGGTGGCCTTGCACGTCGTGGTGCTGGTGCTGCTGATCAGCGCCTGGTCGCCGTCGCCACCGCAGGTTCAGCCACCTCGGGTGATGACCACTCAACTGGTGATGGTCGCGCCGCCCGTCGCGCAACCGCCCGCGCCGGAACCGACGCCAGCACCGGCCATCGAGTCGGTTGCGGCGGCGCCGGTCGAACCCGTCAAACCAAAGGCCGAGCCGGCAGCGCAAACGCAAAAAATCGAACAGGCGGCCTTGGCGCGCAAGCGAGTGGACGAGCGCAAACGCGAGCAACTGGCAGAGCAACAACGCGAGCAAGCGCGCCAGCGTGAAGACGACGCCGCCCGGCAACGTCAGGCGCAACAACAGGCTGCGCAGCAACGGGCAAGTCAGGCACAGCAGCAAGCGCAGCAGGCCGAACGCGCGCGCCAGCAGGCACTGGCCGACAGCCGCCAATATCTGCCGCTGAGCAAAGAAGCGCCGGAGTATCCGGAGCGAGCGCTGGATAAAAACATCGAAGGTGATTGCTCCGTGGAGTACACGGTCAACCCGCAAGGCCGGGTCGAAAACCCCAAGGTGCTGGACGGCTGCCATCCATTGTTCATCCGCCCGTCACTGGCCGCGGCGCAAACCTTCCGTTATCAGCCGCGGATCATCGACGGCGTCGCCGTGTCAGTGCCGGCGGTGCGCAATACCTTTCACTACCGGATCAAGTGA
- the tolR gene encoding protein TolR: protein MLVRPQRKHGPKAEMNVVPYIDVMLVLLVIFMVTAPMLTQGVKVELPKIASEALATDTRQQILTLSVKAEGGYYWNLGGELDTQHQTDSAVALDEMRAKVEQIVAQRADTQVYIRADKDAGYGSVVAAMAALQQGGVSNLGLVTEAPQ from the coding sequence ATGCTAGTCAGGCCGCAACGCAAGCACGGGCCAAAGGCCGAAATGAACGTGGTGCCGTACATCGACGTGATGCTGGTACTGCTGGTGATTTTCATGGTCACTGCGCCGATGCTCACCCAAGGCGTGAAAGTCGAACTGCCGAAGATCGCCAGCGAAGCCCTGGCTACCGACACGCGCCAGCAAATCCTGACGTTGTCGGTGAAAGCCGAGGGTGGTTATTACTGGAATCTGGGCGGCGAACTCGACACCCAACATCAGACCGACAGTGCCGTGGCCCTTGATGAAATGCGCGCCAAGGTCGAACAGATTGTCGCGCAGCGGGCTGACACGCAGGTGTACATCCGCGCCGACAAGGACGCCGGTTACGGCAGTGTCGTGGCGGCCATGGCGGCGTTGCAACAGGGTGGTGTCAGTAATCTCGGGCTGGTGACCGAGGCCCCGCAATGA
- the tolQ gene encoding protein TolQ, with amino-acid sequence MQATLEHMTIWGLISDASLLVKAVMLILLLASMLSWYLIVLRSRVLQQRERRLNDFVQRFRHTPELLPLYRESAQVAVAEAGIEPIFNAGFAEFNHLNRHADGNADAVQEGVERALHVAISEQEVQLEKGLQFLATVGSVSPYIGLFGTVWGIMNSFLGLSQVQQATLSTVAPGIAEALIATAIGLFAAIPAVIAYNRFSARSQTLLTRYYAFGNELQVRLHRQLHGSPLNLAAAA; translated from the coding sequence ATGCAGGCCACACTCGAACACATGACAATCTGGGGGCTGATCAGCGATGCGAGCCTGTTGGTCAAGGCCGTGATGCTCATTCTGCTGCTGGCCTCGATGCTCAGTTGGTATCTGATCGTGCTGCGCAGTCGCGTGCTGCAACAACGTGAGCGACGCCTGAATGATTTCGTCCAGCGTTTCCGCCACACCCCGGAGCTGTTGCCGCTGTATCGCGAGTCGGCGCAGGTGGCGGTGGCCGAGGCCGGGATCGAGCCGATCTTCAATGCCGGATTTGCCGAGTTCAATCACCTGAACCGGCACGCTGACGGCAACGCCGATGCGGTCCAGGAAGGTGTCGAACGCGCACTGCACGTCGCCATCAGCGAGCAGGAAGTGCAACTGGAAAAGGGTTTGCAGTTTCTCGCCACGGTCGGTTCGGTCAGCCCTTACATCGGTCTGTTCGGCACCGTGTGGGGGATCATGAACTCGTTCCTCGGTTTGTCTCAGGTGCAGCAAGCCACGCTGTCGACGGTGGCGCCGGGGATTGCCGAAGCGTTGATCGCCACGGCCATCGGCTTGTTTGCGGCGATCCCGGCGGTCATCGCCTACAACCGCTTTTCGGCACGCAGCCAGACTTTGCTCACCCGTTACTACGCTTTTGGCAACGAGCTGCAAGTGCGCCTGCATCGGCAATTGCACGGCTCGCCGTTGAACCTCGCCGCTGCGGCCTGA
- a CDS encoding phytase has protein sequence MSIFLRHKQWLLGALIALTAGQTLAATPSLTLTPWAPTLKLEELSFLPGDLRLGVGPAEGLLLLDNQGAELARLQGSFSSLDSRADDRRVWVASLDNASQQALVVGLDPAKRTWGTPLHLPARDFAINGVCLYRDDADNLFVFLVGEEGKGEQWLVGGGAKLNAQAQRVRGLPLPPSAKFCRVDDAAHQLVVNEENVGWWAYPAQAEGDVTRSPVAMREPFGQIKSEAGAVALVPGGIVGLDPKAAQLHLFQQQGERWTVQATLPVPGLKEPDNIALRETGKGLQVLIRDDDDGRVYQGDLDWRATPLALPPVLPNVAAQVQSDPVARQGDAADDPAIWVHPQQPSLSRVLGTNKKQGLLVYDLQGKLVQELPVGRLNNVDVRANFKLGEQTVDLAVASHRDHNSLSLFAIDRRSGELRDIGEVPTPLKDIYGICLFQPASGETYAIANDKDGTFLQYRLGAPNGKVQGELVRQFKVDSQPEGCVADDQRQRLFLGEEDVGVWAVDARADQPATLASVIKVGGPLHADVEGLALYQSAARDYLVVSSQGNDSYLVLDAEPPFAVRGAFRVGLNADAGIDGASETDGLEVTSANLGGPWSKGLLVVQDGRKRMPEQSQNFKFVPWDEVTQALKLP, from the coding sequence ATGAGTATTTTTCTGCGACACAAACAGTGGTTGCTGGGCGCACTGATCGCGCTGACCGCCGGCCAGACGCTGGCCGCCACACCGAGCCTGACGCTCACACCGTGGGCGCCGACACTGAAGCTTGAAGAACTGAGTTTTTTGCCGGGTGACCTGCGCCTGGGCGTCGGCCCTGCCGAGGGCTTGTTGCTGCTCGATAACCAAGGTGCAGAGCTGGCGCGCCTGCAAGGTTCTTTCAGCAGTCTGGACAGTCGCGCCGATGATCGCCGGGTGTGGGTGGCCAGCCTCGACAACGCCAGCCAGCAGGCGCTGGTGGTCGGACTTGATCCGGCCAAGCGCACTTGGGGCACACCGCTGCATTTGCCCGCGCGGGATTTTGCGATCAACGGCGTGTGCCTGTATCGCGATGACGCCGACAACCTGTTCGTGTTTCTGGTGGGCGAGGAGGGCAAGGGCGAGCAATGGCTGGTGGGCGGGGGCGCGAAGCTGAACGCACAGGCGCAACGAGTGCGCGGTTTGCCGCTGCCACCGTCGGCGAAGTTCTGTCGGGTCGATGACGCCGCGCATCAATTGGTGGTCAACGAAGAGAATGTTGGCTGGTGGGCTTACCCGGCGCAGGCTGAAGGCGATGTAACGCGTTCGCCAGTGGCCATGCGCGAACCGTTCGGTCAGATCAAAAGCGAGGCCGGCGCCGTCGCGCTGGTGCCTGGCGGCATTGTCGGCCTCGATCCGAAAGCCGCGCAATTGCATCTGTTTCAGCAACAGGGTGAGCGCTGGACGGTGCAGGCAACGTTACCTGTGCCGGGCCTGAAAGAACCGGACAACATCGCCCTGCGCGAAACCGGCAAAGGCCTGCAAGTGTTGATCCGCGACGATGACGATGGCCGTGTCTATCAAGGCGACCTCGACTGGCGCGCCACACCGTTGGCATTGCCGCCAGTGCTGCCGAACGTCGCGGCGCAAGTGCAGAGCGACCCGGTGGCACGTCAGGGCGATGCGGCGGACGATCCGGCGATCTGGGTGCATCCGCAGCAGCCATCCCTCAGCCGCGTGCTCGGCACCAACAAGAAGCAAGGTCTGCTGGTGTATGACCTGCAAGGCAAGTTGGTGCAGGAGTTGCCGGTCGGGCGCTTGAACAACGTCGACGTGCGAGCGAACTTCAAACTCGGCGAGCAGACCGTCGATCTGGCGGTGGCCAGCCATCGCGATCACAACAGCCTCAGCCTGTTCGCCATCGACCGCCGCAGTGGCGAGTTGCGCGACATCGGTGAAGTGCCGACGCCGCTCAAAGACATCTATGGCATTTGCCTGTTCCAGCCCGCCAGCGGCGAGACCTACGCGATCGCCAACGATAAGGACGGCACCTTCCTGCAATACCGCCTCGGTGCGCCGAACGGCAAGGTGCAGGGTGAGTTGGTGCGCCAGTTCAAGGTCGACAGTCAGCCCGAAGGGTGTGTCGCCGACGATCAGCGTCAGCGCCTGTTCCTGGGTGAAGAGGACGTCGGCGTCTGGGCGGTGGATGCCCGCGCCGATCAGCCTGCGACCCTCGCCAGTGTGATCAAGGTCGGTGGCCCGTTGCATGCCGATGTCGAAGGTCTGGCGTTGTACCAGAGCGCGGCGCGTGACTATCTGGTGGTGTCCAGCCAGGGCAACGACAGCTATCTGGTGCTGGATGCCGAACCGCCATTCGCCGTGCGCGGTGCGTTCCGGGTGGGCCTCAACGCGGATGCAGGCATAGACGGCGCCTCGGAAACCGACGGTCTGGAAGTCACTTCAGCCAACCTCGGCGGGCCGTGGAGCAAAGGCTTGCTGGTGGTGCAGGACGGCCGCAAGCGCATGCCCGAGCAAAGCCAGAACTTCAAGTTCGTGCCGTGGGATGAAGTCACCCAGGCGCTGAAGTTGCCCTGA